A genomic region of Streptomyces sp. NBC_00247 contains the following coding sequences:
- a CDS encoding ATP-dependent DNA ligase, producing MDLPVMPPVKPMLAKSVRAIPPGMQYEAKWDGFRAIVHRDGDEVVIGSRTGKPLTRYFPELVPAVLESLPPRCVIDGEIVLAHGGRLDFDRLSERIHPAESRVRTLAERTPASLVAFDVLALDDLSLLDTPQADRRTVLEAALAGAVPPVHLAPATTDREVARRWFDRYEGAGLDGIVAKPLDLSYRPDTRAMFKIKHERTADCVVAGYREHKSGPVVGSLLLGLYDDAGALQHVGVCASFPMKRRAELAEELAPLRTSAAEHPWGAWANAEAHEGARLPGAPSRWSGKKDMSWVPLRPERVCEVSYDHMEGDRFRHTTQFRRWRPDRTPSGCTYGQLEEVVRYDLSEVLSGTA from the coding sequence ATGGACCTGCCGGTGATGCCTCCCGTGAAACCGATGCTCGCCAAGTCCGTCCGGGCGATCCCGCCCGGCATGCAGTACGAGGCGAAGTGGGACGGCTTCCGGGCGATCGTGCACCGCGACGGCGACGAGGTGGTGATCGGCAGCCGTACCGGCAAGCCGCTGACCCGCTACTTCCCGGAGCTGGTCCCGGCGGTCCTGGAGTCGCTGCCGCCGCGCTGCGTGATCGACGGGGAGATCGTCCTCGCGCACGGCGGGCGCCTCGACTTCGACCGGCTCAGCGAGCGCATCCACCCGGCCGAGTCCCGGGTGCGGACGCTCGCCGAGCGGACCCCCGCGTCGCTGGTCGCCTTCGACGTACTGGCCCTGGACGACCTGTCGTTGCTGGACACCCCGCAGGCCGACCGGCGCACGGTACTGGAGGCGGCGCTCGCCGGCGCGGTGCCACCGGTCCACCTCGCCCCTGCCACCACGGACCGGGAGGTCGCGCGGCGGTGGTTCGACCGGTACGAGGGCGCGGGTCTGGACGGTATCGTCGCCAAACCGCTCGACCTGTCCTACCGGCCGGACACCCGCGCCATGTTCAAGATCAAGCACGAGCGGACCGCCGATTGCGTGGTGGCCGGCTACCGGGAGCACAAGAGCGGCCCGGTCGTGGGTTCGCTCCTGCTGGGGCTGTACGACGACGCGGGCGCACTCCAGCACGTCGGCGTCTGCGCCTCCTTCCCGATGAAACGCAGGGCCGAACTGGCCGAGGAACTGGCGCCGTTGCGGACCAGCGCCGCCGAACACCCCTGGGGCGCCTGGGCGAACGCCGAGGCGCACGAAGGAGCCCGGCTGCCCGGGGCGCCGAGCCGCTGGTCGGGGAAGAAGGACATGTCGTGGGTGCCGCTGCGTCCGGAGCGGGTCTGCGAGGTGAGTTACGACCACATGGAGGGCGACCGGTTCCGGCACACCACGCAGTTCCGCCGCTGGCGCCCGGACCGCACCCCTTCCGGCTGCACCTACGGACAGTTGGAGGAAGTGGTGCGGTACGACCTCTCCGAGGTGCTGTCGGGGACCGCGTGA
- the ligD gene encoding non-homologous end-joining DNA ligase: MGAAVELDVDGRPVRLSNPDKVYFPEKGYTKRDVAEYFLAVGDGITRALRDRPTTLQRFVDGVEGEFFYQKRAPKNVPDWIPTTRISFPSGRHADEICPAGLAAVLWAANLGTLTFHPWPVRNTDTDHPDELRIDLDPQPGTDYADAVEAAHELRVVLEEHGLRGWPKTSGGRGIHVFVPLVPEWTFTEVRRSAIAVGRELERRMPDRVTTAWWKEERGERIFVDYNQTARDRTIASAYSVRPFPHAPVSAPLRWEEIDDAEPRDFDIRTMPQRYAKVGDVHADMDQHAFRLDLLLELAARDEREHGHGDLPYPPEYPKMPGEPKRVQPSRARHDDEPETDA; the protein is encoded by the coding sequence ATGGGAGCTGCGGTGGAACTCGACGTGGACGGACGGCCGGTGCGGCTGTCCAACCCCGACAAGGTGTACTTCCCGGAGAAGGGCTACACCAAGAGGGACGTGGCGGAGTACTTCCTCGCGGTGGGCGACGGCATCACCCGCGCGCTGCGCGACCGGCCCACCACCCTCCAGCGCTTCGTGGACGGGGTGGAAGGCGAGTTCTTCTACCAGAAGCGGGCGCCGAAGAACGTGCCCGACTGGATTCCGACCACTCGCATCTCCTTCCCCAGCGGCCGGCACGCCGACGAGATCTGCCCCGCCGGACTCGCCGCGGTCCTCTGGGCGGCCAACCTCGGCACCCTGACCTTCCACCCCTGGCCGGTACGGAACACCGACACCGACCACCCCGACGAGCTGCGCATCGACCTCGACCCGCAGCCCGGCACCGACTACGCCGACGCCGTGGAAGCAGCCCACGAACTCCGCGTCGTCCTGGAGGAGCACGGGCTGCGCGGCTGGCCCAAGACCTCCGGCGGTCGTGGCATCCACGTCTTCGTGCCGCTGGTCCCCGAGTGGACCTTCACCGAGGTCCGCCGGTCCGCCATCGCGGTGGGGCGGGAACTGGAGAGACGGATGCCGGACCGGGTCACCACCGCCTGGTGGAAGGAGGAACGCGGCGAGCGGATCTTCGTCGACTACAACCAGACCGCCCGCGACCGGACCATCGCCTCCGCCTACTCCGTACGCCCCTTCCCGCACGCGCCCGTCTCCGCCCCACTGCGCTGGGAGGAGATCGACGACGCCGAGCCCCGGGACTTCGACATCAGGACCATGCCCCAGCGGTACGCGAAGGTGGGCGACGTCCACGCCGACATGGACCAGCACGCATTCCGCCTCGACCTGCTGCTGGAACTCGCCGCGCGCGACGAGCGGGAACACGGCCACGGCGACCTGCCCTATCCGCCGGAGTACCCCAAGATGCCCGGCGAGCCCAAGCGCGTGCAGCCCAGCCGCGCCCGGCACGACGACGAACCGGAGACCGACGCGTGA